From Nymphaea colorata isolate Beijing-Zhang1983 chromosome 6, ASM883128v2, whole genome shotgun sequence, a single genomic window includes:
- the LOC116256905 gene encoding putative uncharacterized protein YDL057W isoform X1, with translation MTFVSLLPLPHWQTHHHLSAKPVESLPKPKVLLPNLTQPRRLTNLVAMAQQAISSEKHGPVVQQKKFLIPNKNGHILAGVLHDVGSGRLAVLCHGFRSNKEQETLLNLADSLTREGISAFRFDFSGNGESEGSFQYGGYWKEVDDLREVVLHLSQAKQEVCAIVGHSKGGDVVLLYASKYHDISTVVNISGRFDLKKGIEERLGKDFMERVQKDGFIDVRNKGDVILYRVTLESLMDRLNTDVFAASKSINHNCRVLTVHGSKDEIIPVEDALEFDKLIPNHKLVIVEQANHCYTAHQSELASIVVDFIKDSCQPKKPSSEQVPSNARTERSLSSRI, from the exons ATGACGTTCgtgtccctcctccctcttcctcacTGGCAGACGCATCACCATCTCTCTGCCAAACCTGTGGAGTCACTGCCAAAGCCGAAGGTTTTACTTCCCAATCTCACACAACCCCGTCGTCTGACCAACCTCGTCGCAATGGCCCAACAAGCCATCTCCTCCGAAAAGCACGGGCCCG TTGTACAAcagaagaaatttttgattcCAAACAAGAACGGGCACATTCTAGCAGGAGTATTGCATGATGTGGGCTCTGGAAGGCTTGCCGTATTATGCCatggattcagatcaaataag GAACAAGAAACACTGCTGAACCTTGCAGATTCTCtaacaagagaaggtattagtgCCTTCCGATTTGATTTTTCGGGGAATGG AGAAAGTGAAGGTTCATTTCAGTATGGTGGTTATTGGAAGGAAGTGGATGATTTGCGTGAGGTTGTTCTACACTTGTCTCAGGCTAAACAAGAAGTGTGTGCCATTGTTGGGCATAGCAAAG GTGGAGATGTTGTCCTCCTCTATGCATCCAAGTATCACGACATCAGTACTGTAGTCAATATATCAGGTAGATTTGATTTGAAGAAAGGGATTGAAGAACGGTTGGGTAAAGATTTTATGGAAAGAGTTCAGAAAGATGGGTTCATTGATGTAAGGAATAAAG GAGATGTTATATTATATCGTGTCACTTTGGAAAGTCTCATGGATCGTCTAAATACTGATGTATTTGCTGCTTCCAAGTCCATCAATCATAATTGCAG GGTGTTGACAGTTCATGGCTCGAAGGACGAAATAATACCTGTGGAGGATGCTTTAGAGTTTGACAAGCTTATACCGAATCACAAGCTAGTTATTGTGGAACAAGCAAATCATTGTTACACGGCACATCAGTCAGAGTTGGCGTCTATCGTTGTTGATTTCATAAAGGACAGTTGTCAGCCTAAGAAGCCAAGCTCAGAGCAGGTACCATCCAATGCTAGGACAGAAAGGTCATTGTCGTCCAGAATTTGA
- the LOC116256905 gene encoding putative uncharacterized protein YDL057W isoform X2, which produces MTFVSLLPLPHWQTHHHLSAKPVESLPKPKVLLPNLTQPRRLTNLVAMAQQAISSEKHGPVVQQKKFLIPNKNGHILAGVLHDVGSGRLAVLCHGFRSNKEQETLLNLADSLTREGISAFRFDFSGNGESEGSFQYGGYWKEVDDLREVVLHLSQAKQEVCAIVGHSKGGDVVLLYASKYHDISTVVNISGRFDLKKGIEERLGKDFMERVQKDGFIDVRNKGDVILYRVTLESLMDRLNTDVFAASKSINHNCRVLTVHGSKDEIIPVEDALEFDKLIPNHKLVIVEQANHCYTAHQSELASIVVDFIKDSCQPKKPSSEQVMAANVQVED; this is translated from the exons ATGACGTTCgtgtccctcctccctcttcctcacTGGCAGACGCATCACCATCTCTCTGCCAAACCTGTGGAGTCACTGCCAAAGCCGAAGGTTTTACTTCCCAATCTCACACAACCCCGTCGTCTGACCAACCTCGTCGCAATGGCCCAACAAGCCATCTCCTCCGAAAAGCACGGGCCCG TTGTACAAcagaagaaatttttgattcCAAACAAGAACGGGCACATTCTAGCAGGAGTATTGCATGATGTGGGCTCTGGAAGGCTTGCCGTATTATGCCatggattcagatcaaataag GAACAAGAAACACTGCTGAACCTTGCAGATTCTCtaacaagagaaggtattagtgCCTTCCGATTTGATTTTTCGGGGAATGG AGAAAGTGAAGGTTCATTTCAGTATGGTGGTTATTGGAAGGAAGTGGATGATTTGCGTGAGGTTGTTCTACACTTGTCTCAGGCTAAACAAGAAGTGTGTGCCATTGTTGGGCATAGCAAAG GTGGAGATGTTGTCCTCCTCTATGCATCCAAGTATCACGACATCAGTACTGTAGTCAATATATCAGGTAGATTTGATTTGAAGAAAGGGATTGAAGAACGGTTGGGTAAAGATTTTATGGAAAGAGTTCAGAAAGATGGGTTCATTGATGTAAGGAATAAAG GAGATGTTATATTATATCGTGTCACTTTGGAAAGTCTCATGGATCGTCTAAATACTGATGTATTTGCTGCTTCCAAGTCCATCAATCATAATTGCAG GGTGTTGACAGTTCATGGCTCGAAGGACGAAATAATACCTGTGGAGGATGCTTTAGAGTTTGACAAGCTTATACCGAATCACAAGCTAGTTATTGTGGAACAAGCAAATCATTGTTACACGGCACATCAGTCAGAGTTGGCGTCTATCGTTGTTGATTTCATAAAGGACAGTTGTCAGCCTAAGAAGCCAAGCTCAGAGCAG GTGATGGCTGCCAATGTACAAGTTGAAGATTAA
- the LOC116256322 gene encoding uncharacterized protein LOC116256322, producing MDAMGALIAWLRKTDNVIHVGLTAVFGTLAFRSATQQQQIELLQEEKGALQKQNKTLKSIMWHWKQELFREASVPGSPISLPGLKSIYGEAEVPSSSSPDNGGGTTNSASTAPKFVV from the exons ATGGACGCAATGGGGGCGTTGATCGCATGGCTGAGGAAGACGGACAACGTCATCCACGTGGGTTTAACGGCGGTGTTCGGGACGCTCGCGTTCCGCTCGGCGACGCAGCAGCAGCAGATCGAGCTCCTCCAAGAGGAGAAGGGCGCCCTCCAGAAGCAGAACAAGACCCTCAAAAGCATCATGTGGCATTGGAAGCAGGAGCTCTTCCGAGAGGCTTCCGTTCCTGGCTCCCCCATCTCCCTTCCTGGGCTGAAGTCCATCTACGGCGAAGCCGAAgtcccctcttcctcctctccag ATAATGGTGGAGGGACCACGAATTCAGCATCTACAGCACCAAAATTCGTAGTCTGA